Genomic window (Ureibacillus composti):
TAGTTATGAAAAAAGGTCTTCATATAGGCGATGAAGACCCGAAAAGGAAAAGTAGTTATGAAAAAAGGTCTTCATATAGGTGATGAAGACTCAAACAGGAGAAACCAGTATGAAAAAAGGTCTTCATATAGGTGATGAAGACCCGAATAAGAAAAGTAGTTATGAAAAAAGGTCTTCATATAGGCGATGAAGACCCGAAAAGGAAAAGTAGTTATGAAAAAAGGTCTTCATATAGGTGATGAAGACTCAAACAGGAGAAACCAGTATGAAAAAAGGTCTTCATATAGGTGATGAAGACCCGAATAAGAAAAGTAGTTATGAAAAAAGGTCTTCATATAGGCGATGAAGACCCGAAAAGGAAAAGTAGTTATGAAAAAAGGTCTTCATATAGGTGATGAAGACTCAAACAGGAGAAACCAGTATGAAAAAAGGTCTTCATATAGGTGATGAAGACCCGAATAAGAAAAGTAGTTATGAAAAAAGGTCTTCATATAGGCGATGAAGACCCGAAAAGGAAAAGTAGTTATGAAAAAAGGTCTTCATATAGGTGATGAAGACTCAAACAGGAGAAACCAGTATGAAAAAAGGTCTTCATATAGGCAATGAAGACCCAAACAGGAAACACAATCATGAGAAAAGGTCTTCACCCAATCAGTGAAGACCAAATTAGAAAAAGCATACAGTAATGAACTGCAAAACAAACGTTTACCACCACACATCAGCTTACATTATGCTGGCATCACTGTTGGCGTTGGTGCTGCGTATTGTCCGTTCGAGTATTTGGCATCAATTGCTTCGCGGATTTCTTTTAAAGATTTTCCATCTTGATATAGTTGGACAGATTCAACCGCGATTTCAAGACATACTTGGCAACGTGTGCCGTGGTCATCCCAAACAATTGAACCATCTTCACGTGTTTCGGAGATAAAGCAATTTAAATTACTGCGATGTCCAGCTGAATCACCGCATCCACAATAACAAGGCATCCATTGTAAAATATCCGTAGCTTTTCCCGCTACTTGATAAACAAGGCGAATATCTTCATGTTTCGAATCTAAAAATTTTGGTAATTCCTCAGCTGAAGCCGTCACTTCCTGTAAATCACCAGAAAGATGATTATGCATCTCTTCTGCGGAAGAACTTTCTCCCGTCTTCTCTTCATGGTGTTCATGTTCAGGATCAGCAGCATTACTACATGCGGATAATATTAAAATAAATATGGCAAAAAGAGGTACTAGTTTTTTCATCAATAAATCCTCCTAATTGTAGTACAGATCGATTTTGAATTGTTACAATAAGTACGGTAACTATATCTTTCATTATAGTGGAGATGTTTTAAGAAAAAATATATTTGAATTAATATACATAATAATGTCAAAATATCTACTTTTAGTAAAGTCCTCTGCTCTAAAGATTTAGTAAGGCTTCGATTTTGACACGTATTTGGCAGAGGGAAGTATATGTTGGTTTATGGGAGTCCATTCAAACTCTCCAATCGAAGTCGATAATAACAATAGAAAAGTTAAGGAAGTGCAAATACATATGGCTAAAACAATTAAGGAAATAGCCCAGCTTTTAAATGAAGCAACAGCTTACGAAGACTGGATGGAAGACATACAAAATGACGAACGTTCAGGTGTTCAAAAAGCGTGGCAACAATGGAAGAATCGAATGGAAAAACGAGAAAAACTGAAAGAAGAACATCGTCTTAAGGTGTCTTTTGATGCTTCATTTTTACCTTTTGAAGGAGCGTTTGTTGCAGGAGTTGATGAAGCAGGGCGCGGCCCATTAGCCGGACCAGTCGTAACGGCTGCCGTAATATTACCAACAGACTGTGAAGCGCTAATCGGAATTAACGATTCTAAACAATTATCTAAAAATACGAGAGAAGCATTTGCGAAGACCATTAAAGAACATGCCATTAGCTATTCGATTCATTTTCAAAGTCCAGAAGAAATTGATCGTTTGAATATATACGAAGCAACGAAACAATCGATGAAAGCAAGTATTGAAACATTGGACGTACAACCACATTACGTCATTATTGATGCAATGACTTTACCAATCCAGATTCCACAAAAGTCTATCATCAAAGGAGATGCAAAAAGTTTAGCCATTGCGGCGGCTTCTATTTTAGCTAAACAAGCCCGTGATCAATATATGGAAAACTTACATAAACAATACCCTCACTATGGTTTTGACCAAAATGCAGGCTATGGAACAAAACAGCATTTAGAAGCACTTGATCAATATGGCCCAACTGAGCATCACCGGAAAAGCTTTGAACCAATCAAATCAATGTTTATTAAACAAGGGGCATTGCCTATATGACATATACATCATTTAATCCGATACAAACACAAAATACGGTGCAACAAAATCAACCACTAACATTAAAGCAAGGACAAGTGTTTCATGGGACAATCAAAAAATTGTATCCGGATCAAATGGCTGAGATACAAATAGGATCACATAAACTTTTTGCAAAGCTTGAAACACTATTAAAAGCCGGAGATTCGTATTTTTTTCAAGTGTCGAACATGAACCCTCAGGCGGAACTGAAAGTCGTTTCTGGCCCAATGTCGCCAAGTTTAGGTCAAACCCAGCAAATTCAGCAACTTTTAGATGTGATGAACTTGCCTAAATCTACTGAAATACAGCAAATTCTTTCTCATTTTGTCAAACAACAAATTCCTATTTCAAAAGATCAGTTACTAAATGCGGAAGTGTGGATCAAGAATATATCGAATGGAATGACAAAAGTAGAGGCGCTATCGGCATTACAAAAAATGATCGAATTAAAGATGCCTTATACAAATG
Coding sequences:
- a CDS encoding PCYCGC motif-containing (lipo)protein; the encoded protein is MKKLVPLFAIFILILSACSNAADPEHEHHEEKTGESSSAEEMHNHLSGDLQEVTASAEELPKFLDSKHEDIRLVYQVAGKATDILQWMPCYCGCGDSAGHRSNLNCFISETREDGSIVWDDHGTRCQVCLEIAVESVQLYQDGKSLKEIREAIDAKYSNGQYAAPTPTVMPA
- a CDS encoding ribonuclease HII, with the translated sequence MAKTIKEIAQLLNEATAYEDWMEDIQNDERSGVQKAWQQWKNRMEKREKLKEEHRLKVSFDASFLPFEGAFVAGVDEAGRGPLAGPVVTAAVILPTDCEALIGINDSKQLSKNTREAFAKTIKEHAISYSIHFQSPEEIDRLNIYEATKQSMKASIETLDVQPHYVIIDAMTLPIQIPQKSIIKGDAKSLAIAAASILAKQARDQYMENLHKQYPHYGFDQNAGYGTKQHLEALDQYGPTEHHRKSFEPIKSMFIKQGALPI